The Paenibacillus sp. FSL R7-0204 genome includes a region encoding these proteins:
- a CDS encoding VWA domain-containing protein, which produces MGEEELKEELQEDNQNSALTRWRLILGQEAEEALPGFGSGSGRSLSEEELIMDAALAAIYNETGAGKAEGSAAAASKGRGAGSGHAAINLSKWLGDVRNFFPEDVVSVIQTDAMERKGWKQLLFEPELLAAVKPDIQLVGTLLALKGKIPEKTKDTARMLVQALVDELVKLLETDIRRAVTGALNKRQHSPLPSLSGLDWKRTIERNLKHYDAERRMIIPERFFYFDRARRSKEWTVIVDIDQSGSMASSVIWASVIGSIFASIPALNTRVVAFDTEVVDLTEQCANDPVDMLFGIQLGGGTDIHKSVKYCEQFIEEPKKTLFIIVSDLYENGNQAGLVRRMRELRESGVRTMTLLALSDEGKPSYDERLAAQLARDGTPCFACTPALLPVLVEGALKGQELGELAKRLGMTR; this is translated from the coding sequence ATGGGTGAAGAAGAGCTGAAGGAAGAGTTACAGGAGGATAACCAGAACAGCGCCCTTACACGCTGGCGGCTGATTCTGGGGCAGGAAGCGGAAGAAGCCTTGCCCGGCTTCGGCTCAGGCAGCGGCCGGAGCTTAAGCGAGGAAGAGCTGATTATGGATGCAGCGCTGGCTGCTATCTATAATGAGACAGGCGCAGGTAAGGCAGAAGGGAGTGCCGCTGCCGCTTCGAAGGGCAGAGGTGCAGGCTCGGGACATGCTGCGATTAACCTGTCCAAATGGCTCGGGGATGTGCGGAATTTCTTCCCGGAGGATGTAGTCTCGGTTATTCAGACCGATGCGATGGAGCGCAAGGGCTGGAAGCAGCTGCTCTTCGAGCCGGAGCTGCTGGCGGCAGTGAAGCCGGATATTCAGCTGGTCGGTACGCTGCTGGCACTCAAGGGCAAAATCCCGGAGAAAACCAAAGATACCGCAAGAATGCTCGTCCAGGCGCTTGTGGATGAGCTGGTCAAGCTGCTGGAGACCGACATCCGCCGTGCGGTCACCGGTGCACTCAACAAGCGGCAGCATTCCCCGCTGCCTTCACTCAGCGGGCTGGACTGGAAACGGACGATTGAGCGCAACCTGAAGCACTACGATGCAGAGCGGCGGATGATTATCCCCGAGCGCTTCTTCTATTTCGACCGGGCCCGCCGCAGCAAGGAATGGACGGTCATTGTGGATATTGACCAGAGCGGCTCGATGGCCAGCTCTGTGATCTGGGCGTCGGTGATCGGCTCGATCTTCGCCAGTATCCCGGCGCTGAACACGCGTGTCGTTGCTTTTGACACCGAGGTGGTAGACTTGACGGAGCAATGTGCGAATGATCCTGTTGACATGCTCTTCGGCATCCAGCTCGGGGGCGGCACGGATATTCATAAGTCGGTGAAGTATTGCGAGCAGTTCATCGAGGAGCCGAAGAAGACGCTGTTCATTATCGTATCGGATCTGTACGAGAACGGCAATCAGGCCGGTCTGGTCCGGCGGATGCGCGAGCTGCGGGAATCCGGGGTGCGGACGATGACGCTGCTGGCCCTCTCCGATGAGGGTAAGCCTTCCTATGATGAACGGCTGGCCGCTCAGCTCGCCCGTGATGGAACGCCTTGCTTCGCCTGTACTCCGGCACTGTTGCCTGTCCTGGTGGAAGGGGCGCTGAAGGGCCAGGAGCTGGGTGAATTGGCGAAGCGGCTGGGGATGACGCGGTAA
- a CDS encoding DUF3934 family protein, which translates to MVAKSKGGGTGRGTGSKGWTRWNKTAKPVKPARSGPPGSPGAKGAKPAKSSSGSNKTGGAK; encoded by the coding sequence ATTGTGGCAAAAAGTAAAGGCGGCGGCACAGGTAGAGGAACAGGCAGCAAGGGCTGGACCCGCTGGAATAAGACAGCAAAACCCGTGAAGCCGGCCCGAAGCGGCCCTCCCGGCAGCCCAGGTGCCAAAGGAGCCAAACCGGCTAAGAGCAGCAGCGGCAGCAACAAAACCGGAGGCGCTAAATAA
- the asd gene encoding aspartate-semialdehyde dehydrogenase: MSRKLRAGIVGGTGMVGQRFIALLENHPWFQVTAIAASANSAGKSYEESVQGRWKLSTPMPEAVKGIRVQDASKVEEVAADVDLIFCAVDMKKEEIKALEEAYARTGTPVISNNSAHRWTPDVPMVIPEINPEHLEVIAQQRKRLGTETGFIAVKPNCSIQSYMPTLNALHEFKPSKVVVTTYQAISGAGKTFADWPDMVDNVIPFIGGEEEKSEQEPLRIWGKVTSEGIVPSEQPVITTQCIRVPVADGHMAAVFASFEQKPSREEILERWNSFQGRPQELGLPSAPKQFITYFEEENRPQTRLDRDIENGMGISAGRLREDSLYDYKFVSLSHNTVRGAAGGAVLIAELLKAEGYIQPK; this comes from the coding sequence ATGTCGAGGAAGCTCAGAGCGGGTATTGTTGGCGGTACCGGTATGGTCGGCCAGCGTTTCATTGCACTTTTGGAGAATCATCCATGGTTTCAGGTAACGGCGATTGCGGCGAGCGCGAATTCAGCCGGCAAGTCCTATGAGGAGTCTGTTCAAGGCAGATGGAAGCTCTCTACCCCTATGCCAGAAGCAGTCAAAGGCATTAGGGTTCAAGACGCCTCCAAGGTAGAGGAAGTGGCTGCGGATGTGGATCTGATCTTCTGCGCCGTAGATATGAAGAAGGAAGAGATCAAGGCGCTGGAAGAAGCTTATGCGCGTACCGGAACACCGGTGATCTCTAACAATTCGGCACACCGCTGGACACCTGATGTTCCGATGGTGATTCCCGAGATTAACCCGGAGCATCTGGAGGTTATCGCCCAGCAGCGCAAACGTCTGGGGACAGAGACCGGCTTCATCGCCGTGAAACCGAACTGTTCCATTCAGAGCTATATGCCTACCCTGAATGCACTTCATGAGTTCAAGCCTTCCAAGGTGGTTGTAACTACTTATCAGGCGATTTCAGGTGCAGGCAAGACCTTCGCGGACTGGCCGGATATGGTAGATAACGTGATTCCTTTCATCGGCGGGGAAGAAGAAAAGAGCGAGCAGGAGCCGCTCCGGATCTGGGGTAAGGTAACCAGTGAAGGGATCGTACCAAGCGAGCAGCCGGTAATCACCACACAGTGTATTCGTGTACCTGTGGCTGACGGCCATATGGCGGCTGTCTTTGCTTCCTTTGAGCAGAAGCCTTCCCGCGAGGAGATTCTGGAACGCTGGAACAGCTTCCAGGGGCGTCCGCAGGAGCTCGGTCTGCCGAGTGCTCCTAAGCAGTTCATCACGTATTTTGAGGAAGAGAACCGTCCGCAGACCCGTCTGGACCGCGATATTGAGAACGGCATGGGCATCTCCGCAGGACGCTTGCGCGAGGATTCACTGTACGATTACAAATTCGTCAGCCTGTCCCACAATACGGTAAGAGGCGCTGCCGGCGGTGCGGTACTGATCGCCGAATTGCTTAAGGCCGAAGGATATATTCAGCCTAAATAA
- a CDS encoding pseudouridine synthase: MRINKYISETGVYPRRETNRLIAAGRITINGQVCTPGASVEPGDTVAVDGITVTPDREERVYLALNKPLGITCTAARHVEGNIVDYINYPSRIFAVGRLDKHSEGLILLTNDGSIVNRMMRSEHSHEKEYRVSVDKPVTEDFLAEMSAGVDILETRTKPCLTRRISDQEFMIILTQGLNLQIRRMCKALGYRVLRLERIRIMHITLSGLPQGQWRRLTEEELAELHARLEG; this comes from the coding sequence ATGAGAATTAACAAATATATCAGTGAGACCGGTGTCTATCCGCGCAGAGAGACGAATCGGCTGATTGCCGCCGGAAGGATCACGATTAACGGGCAGGTCTGTACGCCTGGAGCAAGCGTGGAGCCTGGAGATACGGTAGCTGTAGACGGAATTACTGTGACTCCAGACCGGGAGGAGCGGGTCTACCTGGCGCTGAACAAGCCGCTAGGCATTACCTGTACAGCCGCCCGGCATGTGGAAGGGAATATCGTAGATTATATCAACTATCCATCCCGGATTTTTGCCGTCGGCAGATTGGACAAGCACTCGGAAGGGCTGATTCTGCTGACCAATGACGGGTCGATTGTCAACCGGATGATGCGTTCCGAGCATAGTCATGAGAAGGAATACCGGGTGAGCGTGGATAAGCCGGTCACGGAAGACTTTTTGGCGGAGATGTCAGCGGGTGTAGATATTCTGGAGACCCGGACCAAGCCATGCCTCACCCGGCGGATCTCGGATCAGGAGTTCATGATTATTCTGACCCAAGGGCTGAATCTGCAGATCCGCCGGATGTGCAAGGCGCTGGGCTATCGTGTGCTCCGCCTGGAGCGGATACGGATTATGCATATTACGCTCAGCGGTCTTCCGCAAGGGCAGTGGAGACGGTTGACGGAGGAAGAGCTCGCGGAGCTTCATGCCAGATTGGAAGGATAG